From a region of the Arvicanthis niloticus isolate mArvNil1 chromosome 6, mArvNil1.pat.X, whole genome shotgun sequence genome:
- the LOC117711320 gene encoding olfactory receptor 1f45-like, with product MNCPKSSVKHGIHRDENCVKATDNTGSFSESSWADMDGVNQTMVTEFILLGLTGQSEKDEVVFGMFLWMYLVTISGNLLIILAISCDPRLHTPMYFFLASLSSVDISAPSVIVPKALVNHMLGSKSISYTGCMTQIYFFITFSNMDGFLLSVMAYDRYVAICHPLHYTMMMRPRLCVLLVAISWVITNLHALLHTLLMVRLTFCSHNAVRHFFCDPYPILKLSCSDTFINDLMVFTVGGVIFLTPFSCIVVSYVYIFSKVLKIPSARGIRKALSTCGSHLTVVSLFYGAILGIYMHPSSTYTVQDTVATVIFTVVTPMVNPFIYSLRNHDIKGALRKIILRS from the exons ATGAATTGTCCCAAATCTAGTGTCAAGCATggaatccacagagatgagaattGTGTGAAAGCCACGGACAACACAGGCAGCTTCAGTGAGTCAAGCTGGGCAG ACATGGATGGGGTCAATCAGACAATGGTCACAGAATTTATCCTCCTGGGACTCACGGGACAGTCAGAGAAAGACGAGGTTGTATTTGGGATGTTCTTATGGATGTACTTGGTCACTATTTCTGGGAACCTTCTCATCATCCTGGCCATCAGCTGTGACCCTCgtctccacacacccatgtacttcttcTTGGCCAGCCTCTCCAGTGTTGACATTAGTGCTCCATCTGTCATTGTTCCCAAGGCACTGGTGAATCATATGTTGGGAAGCAAGTCCATTTCTTACACAGGGTGTATGACCCAGATCTATTTCTTCATCACATTCAGCAACATGGATGGCTTCCTCCTGAGtgtgatggcctatgaccgctatgtggccatctgtcacCCTCTCCACTACACCATGATGATGAGGCCCAGACTCTGTGTCCTCCTGGTGGCCATATCATGGGTCATCACAAACCTGCATGCTCTCTTGCACACTCTCCTCATGGTTCGACTCACCTTCTGTTCCCACAATGCAGTGCGCCACTTCTTCTGTGACCCCTACCCTATCCTGAAGCTCTCTTGTTCTGACACCTTCATCAATGACCTGATGGTCTTCACTGTGGGTGGAGTGATATTCCTGACACCATTTTCATGCATTGTTGTTTCCTATGTTTACATCTTCTCTAAGGTCCTGAAAATACCCTCTGCTCGAGGGATAAGGAAAGCCTTGTCCACGTGTGGGTCTCACCTCACTGTGGTCTCTCTTTTCTATGGGGCAATCCTGGGCATCTATATGCACCCTTCATCTACGTACACAGTACAGGACACAGTGGCCACTGTCATCTTCACAGTGGTGACACCCATGGTCAATCCCTTCATCTATAGCCTGAGGAATCATGACATTAAAGGAGCTCTGAGGAAGATAATTCTCCGATCTTAG
- the LOC117711395 gene encoding olfactory receptor 1f45-like encodes MDGPNQTATEFLLLGFSGKSEQEEVVFGMFLGMYMVTVSGNLLIILVISWDPHLHTPMYFFLANLSSVDICFSSVTVPKALVNHMLGSKTISYTECMTQMYFLFIFGNMDGFLLSVMAYDRYVAICHPLHYTMMMRPRLCVLLVAISWAITNLHALLHIFLMVRLTFCSYNVVHHFFCDPYLILKLSCSDTFINDVAAFTEGPLIFLTPFVCIVVSYAYIYAKVLKMPSAHGIRKALSTCGSHLTVVCLFYGAILGVYMHPSSSYTPQDAVASVIFTVVTPMVNPFIYSMRNRDIKGALRKIILRS; translated from the coding sequence ATGGATGGTCCCAATCAGACAGCTACAGAATTTCTCCTCCTGGGATTCTCtggaaagtcagagcaggaagAGGTTGTCTTTGGAATGTTCTTGGGCATGTACATGGTCACCGTCTCTGGGAACCTTCTCATCATCCTGGTCATCAGCTGGGACCCTCATCTCCACACACCTATGTACTTCTTCTTGGCCAACCTCTCCAGTGTTGACATCTGCTTTTCCTCAGTCACTGTCCCCAAGGCTCTGGTGAACCACATGTTGGGAAGCAAGACCATCTCTTACACAGAGTGTATGACCCAGATGTACTTCTTGTTCATATTTGGCAATATGGATGGCTTTCTCCTGAGtgtgatggcctatgaccgctatgtggccatctgtcacCCTCTCCACTACACCATGATGATGAGGCCCAGACTCTGTGTCCTCCTGGTGGCCATATCATGGGCCATCACAAACCTGCATGCTCTATTACACATTTTCCTCATGGTTCGACTCACCTTCTGTTCCTACAATGTCGTGCATCACTTCTTCTGTGACCCCTATCTTATCCTGAAGCTCTCTTGTTCCGACACCTTTATCAATGATGTTGCAGCCTTCACTGAGGGTCCCTTGATATTCCTGACACCATTTGTATGCATCGTTGTTTCTTATGCCTACATCTACGCTAAGGTCTTGAAGATGCCCTCTGCCCATGGGATAAGGAAAGCCCTGTCCACATGTGGGTCTCACCTCACTGTGGTCTGCCTCTTCTATGGGGCAATCCTGGGAGTTTATATGCATCCTTCTTCCTCCTACACACCACAGGATGCAGTGGCCTCTGTCATCTTCACTGTGGTGACACCCATGGTCAACCCTTTCATCTACAGCATGAGGAATCGTGACATCAAAGGAGCCTTAAGAAAGATAATCCTCAGATCCTAG